GGAGCCCGTCACGGTGAATCCGGCCGCGAGGTCGTCAACAATTTCCAAGCCGGATAAATCGACCACCACACCGGTCGCATTGTAGACCTCAAACCACTCGCCCTGGCTGTCCGAAACGACAGCGGGATTTTGCATGATCTCGGTGATGACCAGATCACCGGGGGACAGGTTCGCCACGCCCAGTCCGGTCGAGTCAATCCCGTCACAGTCTTGATCTATTCCGTCGAGAGGAATTTCAGGAGCACCTGGGAAAACTGTGGGATCCAGATCATTGCAATCACTGCCGCCGTGGGCGCCTGAATCGTACCCGTCGTAATCCTGATCGTAATCGCTCAGGCCGTCGCAATCCTGATCGACGCCGTCGTACCAGATTTCCGTGGCTTCGGGATTAATCGCCGGATCGCCGTCATCACAATCGCCGCTCGTCCGGATCAAAGCTGAACCGGCAAAATATCCGGGTGGTTGGTCATAGCTGTCAATACTCACACCGTCGGAGTAGAGATCGCCGTCAAGGTCGCGGTACCAGGATTTCATGAGACTGCCATTGCCCACCGCAGTCCAATTGAAGGTGTAGGTTTTGCTGGGATAGGCGATATCGACCGGGTTGATGACCACCAGCTCGAACCCGTCGTTGTCGATGTTGGTCACTTGCGGAAGCAGCAGGATTGGATTAGCGGCATCATATATGCCTGTTACCGTCACCACCGGGGGTGACGCGAAATTGTAGTCGAAAGCAACCCGTCCAAGGCTTGTCGCTTCCGATGGCAGCATCGGGTCAGTGGTCCGCGATTCCGTTCCGTGGCGGACCGTGCCAGCGGCCAGCGAGTACAGGGCATAGGGAGTCGGGCTGATCTTTTGCCGTGGTCCAAGAAGGGCGAAGTCCGCCGGATCAACACTGGCGCCCGGTCGTACCTCAATCTCCAGCCAGGCTTGCTCGCCAGTGAATATTGCCGCGCTGAAGTCCAGCTCCACCGAAAATACGCCGCCGGCCACGTCGACATTGTCCAGCACCAGGGTGCCGTTCAGTTGATTGCCGGCAAAGGCATTATCATAGGCCGTGAAGGTCATGTCATACGGCCCGTCCGCCGGTGCCCCAGCATCTTCAAGCACGCCTTGGTAAGTGAAGCCCGGATGCATGGGCTCCGCTTGTAGTCCACTCACCAGCACGCCCATTAATACCACAAATAGCCCGCTCCCTGTACATCCGTTCGATTTCATGAATCTGAGATATCAAGCAGCGGTCCCACTGGCAACCTTAATATAAATAACAGGAATATGGATTATTAAGTGCGCTTATGTGGTGGGTTGGTTTTATTTAGAAACTACGAAATGCACGAATCGAGCGAAAGGGTGATCCTCACCCCTCCTCCAGCGCCTCGATTTGCTCCTCCACCCATGCCTCAATCTGGTCGGCCGCCCAGCGGCTTGCTTAACGACGCATCGGCGTCAACAGAACCCCAGGTCTTTGATCCAACTGACGGCCGAAGGCCGGAATCCATACCAGCCCCGGCCAACGGCCGGGGTGAAGGAGGCATCATCATCGCAAGGGCTGGAAGCCCGCCTCCATGCCATTGTCATTCCCGGTCAAGTAACCCAGCCCTCCGGCCCGCTGCGCAGGCCTACAAGCTGGGCTGGTATGGCATGGGCCGTTGGCCCATTCGGCCAGGCGGGCCGTGAGGATTTTTGGCGTGTTGGGGGGCATGGGTTCCGGGGGCGTAGCTTTAGTGATTCATTCACCAGATATGCTCAAATTTCTCTATCAATTTTCATTCAGGCCTATCGCTCGACTCCCGTGCTTTATCTTTTCCATACTCTCTATCTGGATCACATCCCTTGGGGCCATAGTGGTGGAAAGGGTGCGGACGATTGACCAGCGGAAATTTCCGGGTTTTCGCTCTTTCAGAAGCTTGTTTCCACCGTGCCCGGTCTTGGCATAGGTTCCCCATCGTCCCCATAGGCCGTCGCTGCCGTAGGCGGAGCCAATGTAGGTTTCCCCGGTCGACATGTCCACGATCCGGTAAATCCCGGCATTCGCTTTCAGGGCCGCCTTCCAATCGCGGTGTGCCCGGGGATCCGCGAAGATGGACCGTAACTGTTCGTAGCTCAGAGAGACTTCCTGATAGCCGGGGAAAAGTGTGGATACCGTGACAGGCAGTATTTCGTAGATGTCCAGGTCCTTCCATTGATGCCACCCGCGTGGATTTCTCCACTGAACGATAAGTCGGTCCCGGTAGGATCTAAGGGATTCAATCTCTTCTAGATCGTAATGTATCCTCGGTATTGTATCTTCATGGGCTTTAAGCATCCATTCGGGCATGTTGGGCCAGTCGGATTTTTTTAAGGGTCGGCTTCCATTAACCCGGTAAGCGCCATAAAACTGGGCCTTGTTAGATTCGATACCAAGGAAGGAAAGCAAAACTTGGCAGCCATGAAATGGCCGAACCGTTTCTTTTTGTTCAGCTTGGTATAGGTCAAATAGGCCTTCTTTTATTATTTGTCTGATTGACCGACCTTGGTGATCTACGTGACGAACAAGTTTAATCTGATTCCCCGGGACATTAAGGCCATCGGCAATGAAGAGCTCTTTAACACTTAGCATAATCTACGCTCAATTCGTTTTAAGTTTAGTTCCCGAAAACCATGCCTTTCCGAAAACTTTTGCTGCATCGATGGATCAATCCTCAAAATAATCGGAATCGAGGCGCTTGAGCTCAACAGTACGGATGGTTGATACGCCGATGTTATGTTCTATCATGAGGTCGGCCAGACGTTGACCGTTGATGAGGATGACTTTTTGTTGAACATTATCGGCATATTCAATCGCAGTTGTTTTGAAGCCACTTGTTGTTATGAATACACCTTTGTCCGCTTGTTTTCCCGCAAGCGCCCCCACAAAACTTTGGATTTCCTTCCGTCCTATTGTTGATTCTGCTTGGTAGCGTTTGGCTTGGATGTAAATCACATCCAGGCCGAGTCGGTCTTCGCTGATGATGCCGTCGATCCCTCCGTCGTTGGATTTCTGGGTCACTTGGGCGGCTTCCTCGCGGGAACCGCCGTAGCCCATGGCGAAGAGGAGGTCGACGACGAGCTGCTCGAAATGGTACGGGTTCATTGCCTGCATATTTTCCAATAGCTCTCCGGCCAGGGAATCATTGAGCTCGTTGTAGGCTGTGTCGATGCGATCATCTGGTGTGGTTGTTTCCAGTTCAACTACTGTTTCTGAACCCGTTCGTCCTTTCTTTTTGCGCTTTGCTGAAGCTTCCTCCCATGCTTCCACATATCCATCAAGATTCTTCAAGTCTGCAGGAGTTATTGGCCCTTGATGCTGTCTCAGGTAATCCTTGCCGGCCTGAGTTATCTCGTAGGTGAATTTTTCCGTGGGATGTTTGGAAATGAATTTTGCTTTCACCAAAGAACTCATCGCCCAGCCAGCCCGATTCTGGATACGGAGATGACCGCTATTAAGACGAGAGTTACGGATTTCATCCGGGAAAGCATATCGATCGGCGATCTTTTGAGCAGCTGTTCGTC
This region of Oceanipulchritudo coccoides genomic DNA includes:
- a CDS encoding lamin tail domain-containing protein, which codes for MKSNGCTGSGLFVVLMGVLVSGLQAEPMHPGFTYQGVLEDAGAPADGPYDMTFTAYDNAFAGNQLNGTLVLDNVDVAGGVFSVELDFSAAIFTGEQAWLEIEVRPGASVDPADFALLGPRQKISPTPYALYSLAAGTVRHGTESRTTDPMLPSEATSLGRVAFDYNFASPPVVTVTGIYDAANPILLLPQVTNIDNDGFELVVINPVDIAYPSKTYTFNWTAVGNGSLMKSWYRDLDGDLYSDGVSIDSYDQPPGYFAGSALIRTSGDCDDGDPAINPEATEIWYDGVDQDCDGLSDYDQDYDGYDSGAHGGSDCNDLDPTVFPGAPEIPLDGIDQDCDGIDSTGLGVANLSPGDLVITEIMQNPAVVSDSQGEWFEVYNATGVVVDLSGLEIVDDLAAGFTVTGSLSVAPGDYVVFGNNGDPVTNGGAPVDYAYVNFPLGNASDTIILSYNLVEFDRVDYDGGIAFPDPSGASMSLNPTMLDALQNNAGSAWCAATSPFGAGDLGTPGSANDTCAPPPLGVADLSPGDLVITEIMQNPAVVSDSQGEWFEVYNATGSVVDLSGLGIFDNFASGFTVSGSLIVAAGDYVVFGINGDPVINGGAPVDYAYGAIFPLSNAGDTIILSYNLVEIDRVDYDGGFAFPDPSGASISLDPTKLDALQNNSGSSWCTATSQYGAGDFGTPGSANGGCP
- a CDS encoding GIY-YIG nuclease family protein, which produces MLKAHEDTIPRIHYDLEEIESLRSYRDRLIVQWRNPRGWHQWKDLDIYEILPVTVSTLFPGYQEVSLSYEQLRSIFADPRAHRDWKAALKANAGIYRIVDMSTGETYIGSAYGSDGLWGRWGTYAKTGHGGNKLLKERKPGNFRWSIVRTLSTTMAPRDVIQIESMEKIKHGSRAIGLNEN
- a CDS encoding restriction endonuclease, which encodes MQNKPTQCPTWDEFLRPLLELAEQEPIIRRTAAQKIADRYAFPDEIRNSRLNSGHLRIQNRAGWAMSSLVKAKFISKHPTEKFTYEITQAGKDYLRQHQGPITPADLKNLDGYVEAWEEASAKRKKKGRTGSETVVELETTTPDDRIDTAYNELNDSLAGELLENMQAMNPYHFEQLVVDLLFAMGYGGSREEAAQVTQKSNDGGIDGIISEDRLGLDVIYIQAKRYQAESTIGRKEIQSFVGALAGKQADKGVFITTSGFKTTAIEYADNVQQKVILINGQRLADLMIEHNIGVSTIRTVELKRLDSDYFED